CTGAAAATCTTCTGTCCAATCACGGCTTCTCCGACGGATTTCAACGATCTTATCCTGCATGGTCTTTTCGTCAAAGGCCTTGCTTTCAATCTGCAGTTTCAACTTCTCAAGTGCTTCCCGTTCCTTTTTGAGCTGCTCACCACGAGCTCCGAACTTGGCATCGAGTTTTGCCCGAACATCCTGGCCATACAGACAATCCTGCATCACTTTCTTGGCATCAAAAATACCAATCTTTGTTTCAGCAAATGCCGCAGCCTGAAAAAGAAAGACAAAGCACACTGCCAGCAGACACACTTTTTTCATTGTATAACTCCTTAAAATAAAAATCATTATTACATTAGAACT
Above is a genomic segment from Pseudodesulfovibrio sp. JC047 containing:
- a CDS encoding OmpH family outer membrane protein, producing MKKVCLLAVCFVFLFQAAAFAETKIGIFDAKKVMQDCLYGQDVRAKLDAKFGARGEQLKKEREALEKLKLQIESKAFDEKTMQDKIVEIRRRSRDWTEDFQVYQKSIQRDQNAFGKPILKKLEKVIMNYCTKNGFTIAFDKQTPGLAFIAEGLDITGAITKELDKMKKSGK